A genomic stretch from Hydrogenispora ethanolica includes:
- a CDS encoding spore germination protein translates to MHKNIESNLANLKHVLGKSNDVIFREFEVGNKKPTKAFVCFIDGLGDKNLINEFITKALMVDIHIIHPDENFLSPNILALVKEKVLSATEVTEADSFDRVLDGILSGDTALFIDGSMKVLLISARGGETRAVAEPDTEVSVRGPRDGFTEILRVNTSLLRRKIKNPRLIFEPLRLGKQTRTEINIVYIEGIANQEVIAEVRRRLHRIDTDVILESGYLEQFIEDHPFSPFATIGNSEKPDKVAAKLLEGRIAILCNGTPFALTVPFLFIEAIQVSEDYYSRPYLASITRGLRLISFLVTLIVPALYVAVETFHQEMLPTVLLITMAAAREGIPFPSFVEAMIMGTIFEVLRESGIRLPRQVGQAVSIVGALIIGEAAVNAGILSAPMVIVGALTGITSFIVPALLDGIILFRIFLVLLSAAFGLYGIAIGLIIMLAHMCSLSSFGTPYLAPMAPTVWKDLQDTLIRVPLRLMKSQAKSISRPNGGGREFSAPPHRRHGGEDD, encoded by the coding sequence ATTCATAAAAATATCGAATCCAATCTGGCAAACCTGAAGCATGTTTTGGGAAAAAGTAACGATGTCATCTTCAGAGAATTTGAAGTGGGGAATAAAAAGCCAACCAAAGCGTTTGTCTGTTTTATCGATGGCTTGGGAGATAAAAACTTAATCAATGAGTTCATAACGAAAGCCTTAATGGTGGATATCCATATTATCCATCCGGATGAGAATTTTTTGTCGCCCAATATTTTGGCGCTGGTGAAAGAGAAGGTATTGAGTGCTACCGAGGTAACGGAGGCGGATTCATTCGACCGGGTTTTAGACGGCATTTTGTCGGGGGATACCGCTTTATTCATCGACGGCTCCATGAAAGTGCTGCTGATCAGCGCCAGGGGCGGAGAAACGCGAGCGGTCGCGGAACCGGATACCGAAGTATCGGTCCGGGGCCCCCGGGATGGCTTCACCGAAATCCTGCGCGTCAATACTTCATTGTTGAGAAGAAAAATTAAAAATCCCCGCTTGATCTTCGAACCGCTCCGACTGGGAAAACAGACCCGAACGGAGATTAACATCGTCTATATTGAAGGGATTGCCAATCAAGAAGTTATTGCGGAAGTGAGAAGGAGATTACACCGCATCGACACCGACGTGATTTTAGAATCAGGGTATCTGGAGCAATTCATCGAAGACCACCCCTTTTCCCCCTTTGCTACCATCGGAAACAGCGAAAAGCCGGATAAAGTCGCCGCAAAGCTATTGGAAGGAAGAATCGCCATTCTCTGCAATGGCACGCCTTTTGCACTGACAGTGCCTTTTTTGTTTATTGAAGCCATTCAAGTAAGTGAGGACTATTATTCCCGGCCTTACCTGGCCTCCATTACCCGGGGGTTGCGGCTGATATCCTTTTTGGTTACATTAATCGTTCCCGCTCTCTATGTAGCAGTGGAAACATTCCACCAGGAGATGCTTCCCACCGTCCTGCTCATCACGATGGCTGCAGCCAGGGAAGGAATCCCTTTCCCATCGTTTGTGGAAGCAATGATCATGGGGACGATCTTTGAAGTTCTGAGGGAGTCGGGGATTCGCCTGCCGCGCCAGGTCGGACAGGCGGTCAGCATCGTAGGGGCATTGATTATTGGCGAAGCGGCTGTCAATGCGGGAATCCTCAGCGCTCCCATGGTGATCGTCGGGGCTCTGACCGGAATCACCAGTTTTATCGTTCCGGCGCTGTTGGATGGCATCATCCTATTCCGGATTTTTTTAGTTTTATTGAGCGCGGCGTTTGGATTATACGGAATCGCGATAGGCCTGATTATAATGCTGGCCCACATGTGTTCATTGAGTTCCTTCGGAACGCCTTATCTGGCGCCCATGGCTCCCACCGTCTGGAAAGATTTGCAGGATACCCTCATCCGGGTCCCGCTACGGCTGATGAAATCTCAAGCGAAATCGATTTCCCGGCCCAATGGGGGCGGCCGGGAATTTTCAGCGCCGCCGCACCGGCGTCATGGCGGTGAGGATGATTGA
- a CDS encoding efflux RND transporter permease subunit, translating to MSITELAIKRPSLIIVLFIAITLLGIFGYSQLKYELLPNINIPVISVMTSYPGASAGEVETSVTKPVEDAVSALDKVSTVHATSQEGVSIVTVEFQQDANLDFAMQDAQRKLNEIAADLPETAKAPSLSKLSLNEQPVLRMGATSTMGTREFSHFLQETVQPKLAQVAGVGQVTLVGTAEREIRINVDPQKLRGYGLSLLQVAQAVQAANLDFPTGKVKDRDAQFVVRLAGKFASLNELRALIVGRSPAGGDIRLGDIAEVQDGAAEMTNFTRINGRSAVVILVQKQSDANAVEVCKQVRRAAARLEREFAANRLRFDVAQDSSIYTIDAANAVKEDLGIAILLVALVMLLFLHSLRNSLIVMVAIPASLVATMIGMWALGYSLNLMTLLALSLVIGILVDDSIVVLENIYRHLESGAGKRRAALEGRNEIGFTALSITMVDVVVFVPLAMVSGVIGGIMREFSLVVVFSTLMSLFVSFTVTPMLASRFSKLEQLDAGSLLGRFGTWFEGQYRRLTQSYLRLLQWSLGHRWQVVLGALLCFVAAGSLLFFRFIGAEFLPQTDRGEFAITLELPPGVKLAQTNAVAHRVEAMLARYPEVRKLIVNVGASSSGFIGMSSDNIAEIQVVLRPKEERRRSTDAVGRAIRREVLLGVAGVKCQVNPVAIWGMAGWSPIELAISGSSWEETYRAAKQVERVMKRIPGTADIRLSAEEGNPETRVEVDREKLAALGLTIADVGSVLQTGLTGNDDSKYRDSDGTEYPVRVMLDAGDRSATADLGELAVMNRFGRPVPVKQFARVYQALGPTKLQRIDRSYGITVSSQAVGRPSGTIAEDIQKALAWEQLPPGIELSFMGDVEQQQDSFASLGLALVAAIIFVYLIMVALYDSFIYPLVVLFAVPLAVIGALLALALTMNSLNIFTILGLIMQIGLVSKNAILLVDFANKARAEGRTAPQALLEAGRERLRPILMTTLTMIFGMLPIALSDAAGAEFKQGLGWALIGGLSVSMGMTLVLVPVIYLMVDTYSAKLKRVFRRGRAAAAEGG from the coding sequence ATGTCCATTACCGAACTGGCGATCAAGCGGCCCTCACTGATCATTGTGCTCTTCATCGCCATTACTTTGCTGGGAATCTTCGGCTACAGCCAGCTGAAGTACGAATTGCTGCCGAATATCAACATTCCGGTCATCAGCGTCATGACCTCCTATCCCGGCGCCTCCGCCGGCGAGGTGGAGACGTCGGTCACCAAGCCGGTGGAGGACGCGGTGTCGGCCCTGGATAAGGTGAGCACGGTCCATGCCACCTCGCAGGAGGGCGTCTCCATCGTCACCGTCGAGTTCCAGCAGGATGCGAACCTCGACTTCGCGATGCAGGACGCGCAGCGGAAACTGAACGAGATCGCCGCCGACCTCCCGGAGACCGCCAAGGCGCCGTCGTTGTCAAAACTCTCCCTCAATGAACAGCCGGTGCTGCGGATGGGCGCGACTTCGACCATGGGGACGCGGGAGTTCAGCCACTTTTTGCAGGAGACGGTCCAGCCCAAGCTGGCGCAGGTGGCCGGGGTCGGCCAGGTGACCTTGGTCGGCACCGCGGAGCGGGAGATCCGGATCAATGTGGACCCCCAAAAGCTGCGGGGCTACGGGCTGTCGCTGCTTCAGGTGGCCCAGGCGGTGCAAGCGGCCAACCTGGACTTTCCCACCGGGAAGGTGAAAGACCGCGACGCGCAGTTCGTGGTGAGGCTGGCTGGCAAATTCGCCTCTCTGAATGAGTTGCGGGCGCTGATCGTCGGCCGGTCGCCCGCGGGCGGGGATATCCGGCTGGGCGATATCGCCGAGGTGCAGGACGGCGCGGCGGAAATGACTAATTTCACCCGGATCAACGGCCGTTCCGCCGTAGTGATCCTGGTGCAGAAACAGTCCGACGCCAACGCGGTCGAGGTCTGCAAACAGGTGCGCCGGGCCGCCGCCCGGCTGGAACGGGAGTTCGCCGCGAACCGCCTCCGTTTCGACGTGGCCCAGGACAGCTCCATCTATACCATCGACGCCGCCAATGCGGTCAAGGAGGACTTAGGCATCGCCATTCTGCTGGTGGCCCTGGTGATGCTGCTCTTTCTGCACAGCCTCCGCAACTCGCTGATCGTGATGGTGGCGATCCCGGCCTCGCTGGTGGCCACGATGATCGGCATGTGGGCCCTGGGCTATTCGCTGAATCTCATGACGCTGCTGGCGCTCTCCCTGGTCATCGGGATCTTGGTGGACGACTCCATCGTGGTCCTGGAGAATATCTACCGCCACCTGGAGAGCGGCGCCGGGAAACGCCGCGCCGCGCTGGAGGGCAGGAACGAGATCGGCTTCACCGCCCTCTCCATCACCATGGTCGACGTGGTGGTCTTCGTGCCGCTGGCGATGGTCTCCGGGGTGATCGGCGGCATTATGCGCGAATTCTCGCTGGTGGTGGTCTTTTCCACCCTGATGAGCCTGTTCGTCTCGTTCACAGTCACCCCGATGCTGGCTTCGCGCTTCAGCAAGCTGGAACAGCTGGACGCCGGATCGCTGCTGGGCCGGTTCGGGACCTGGTTCGAAGGGCAGTACCGGCGGTTGACCCAGTCGTACCTGCGGTTGCTCCAGTGGAGCCTGGGCCACCGCTGGCAGGTGGTGCTCGGCGCGCTGCTCTGCTTCGTGGCAGCCGGCAGCCTGCTGTTTTTCCGGTTCATCGGCGCCGAGTTTTTGCCCCAGACCGACCGGGGCGAGTTTGCGATCACCTTGGAGCTGCCGCCCGGCGTGAAGCTGGCACAGACCAACGCCGTGGCCCACCGGGTCGAGGCGATGCTGGCCCGCTACCCCGAGGTGCGAAAGCTGATCGTGAATGTCGGCGCATCCAGCAGCGGTTTCATCGGGATGTCCTCCGACAACATCGCCGAGATCCAGGTGGTGCTGCGGCCCAAGGAGGAGCGGCGCCGCAGCACCGACGCGGTGGGCCGGGCCATCCGCCGGGAAGTGCTCCTGGGAGTGGCCGGGGTGAAATGCCAGGTCAATCCGGTGGCCATCTGGGGCATGGCCGGGTGGTCCCCGATCGAGCTGGCGATCAGCGGCAGCAGCTGGGAGGAGACCTACCGCGCCGCCAAGCAGGTGGAGCGGGTGATGAAGCGGATCCCCGGCACCGCCGACATCAGGCTCTCGGCGGAGGAGGGCAACCCCGAGACCCGAGTGGAAGTCGACCGCGAGAAGCTGGCGGCGCTGGGCCTGACCATCGCCGACGTGGGCTCGGTGCTCCAGACCGGCCTGACCGGCAATGATGACTCGAAGTACCGCGACAGCGACGGCACCGAGTATCCGGTGCGGGTGATGCTGGACGCCGGGGACCGCTCCGCCACCGCGGACCTCGGGGAACTGGCGGTCATGAACCGCTTCGGCCGGCCGGTCCCGGTGAAGCAATTCGCCCGGGTCTATCAGGCGCTGGGCCCGACCAAGCTGCAGCGGATCGACCGCAGCTACGGCATTACCGTCTCCTCGCAGGCGGTCGGCCGGCCCAGCGGCACCATTGCCGAGGATATCCAAAAGGCGCTGGCCTGGGAGCAGCTGCCGCCCGGGATCGAGCTCTCCTTCATGGGCGACGTCGAACAGCAGCAGGACTCCTTCGCCAGCCTGGGCCTGGCCCTGGTGGCGGCGATCATCTTCGTCTACCTGATCATGGTCGCCCTCTATGATTCGTTCATCTACCCCTTGGTGGTGCTCTTCGCGGTGCCCCTGGCGGTGATCGGCGCCCTGCTGGCGCTGGCGCTGACCATGAATTCGCTGAATATCTTCACCATCCTGGGGCTCATCATGCAGATCGGGCTGGTGAGCAAGAACGCCATCCTGCTGGTGGACTTCGCCAACAAGGCCCGGGCCGAGGGCCGGACCGCGCCGCAAGCATTGCTCGAGGCCGGCCGGGAACGGCTGCGGCCGATCCTCATGACCACGCTGACAATGATCTTCGGCATGCTGCCGATCGCCCTGTCGGACGCGGCCGGGGCCGAATTCAAGCAGGGCTTGGGCTGGGCGCTGATCGGCGGCCTGAGCGTGTCGATGGGGATGACCCTGGTGCTGGTCCCCGTGATCTACCTGATGGTGGATACTTACAGCGCCAAGTTGAAGCGGGTCTTCCGGCGCGGCAGGGCCGCGGCGGCGGAGGGGGGTTGA
- a CDS encoding DsrE/DsrF/DrsH-like family protein has protein sequence MAKKIVIVGGVAGGASTAARLRRLDETAEIILLEKGAAISYANCGLPYYIGGTISEREELFLQTPAGMKRRFRIDVRVRHEVLQIDPARRELSVRDHQAERTYSERYDELVLSPGSAPFIPPIPGTGLPQVFTLRNIPDTDRIKEYLAAHPVESALVVGGGFIGLEMAENLAHTAKRVTLLELADQVLANLDYEMAAPVQQELRDQGIELLLGHGLAAIEQAGPRLAATLRDGTKLVADIVILAVGVRPETRLAEAAGLALGSTGAIRVNERLQTSDPHIYAVGDAVEVREWISSRPAWLPLAGPANRQGRLLADILAGREARYPGAQGTAIVKVFDLSAASTGLNEKTLRQWGIPYRSSITHSNSHAGYYPGATPLSIKLLFAPEDGRLLGAQAVGAAGVDKRIDILATAIRFEKTVYDLTDLELAYAPPFSSAKDPVNIAGYTASNILDGAVAVATWEQVAGEPAGSGEPLLLDVREPVEFQLGAIPGAVNLPLDQLRERLAELPQDRPIVAYCQVGLRAYLAARILMQHGFTGVQNLSGGYKTLRAALQERELLAGTARRETAGTAAGPGSAPATGPAPSGPDEPPVPVNACGLQCPGPILKLYQAMGTLSEGRTLEIAASDPGFANDVAAWCARTGNTLLQLDREPGRITARIRKGGAPGADTPAAHSSPAPAGAGLPQDKTIVVFSGDLDKAIASFIIATGAAAMGRKVTMFFTFWGLNILRRPQRVKVRKTPLGRMFGLMMPRGSTRLGLSRMNMAGIGPKMIRMVMGGKNIASLEELIAEARALGIRLVACQMSMDVMGIQPAELLDGVEIGGVASYLAAAEEGNVNLFI, from the coding sequence ATGGCAAAAAAGATTGTGATCGTGGGAGGCGTGGCCGGCGGGGCCAGCACCGCCGCGCGGCTGCGGCGGCTGGATGAAACGGCCGAGATTATCCTGCTGGAGAAAGGAGCGGCCATCTCCTACGCCAATTGCGGCCTGCCGTATTACATCGGCGGAACCATCAGCGAGCGGGAGGAGTTGTTCCTGCAGACCCCGGCGGGGATGAAACGGCGTTTCCGCATCGACGTCCGGGTCCGCCACGAAGTGTTGCAGATCGACCCCGCCCGGCGGGAGCTCTCGGTGCGCGATCACCAGGCCGAACGGACCTACAGCGAGCGCTACGACGAGCTGGTGCTCTCCCCCGGCTCGGCGCCGTTCATCCCCCCCATCCCCGGGACCGGGCTGCCGCAGGTCTTCACCCTGCGCAACATCCCGGACACCGACCGGATCAAGGAATACCTCGCCGCGCACCCGGTGGAATCGGCCCTGGTGGTCGGCGGCGGCTTCATCGGCCTGGAAATGGCCGAAAACCTGGCCCATACGGCCAAACGGGTCACCCTGCTGGAACTGGCCGACCAGGTGCTCGCCAATCTCGATTACGAGATGGCCGCCCCGGTCCAGCAGGAGCTGCGCGACCAAGGGATCGAGCTCCTCCTCGGCCACGGCCTGGCCGCCATCGAACAGGCCGGCCCGCGGCTGGCGGCGACCCTCCGGGACGGAACCAAACTGGTCGCGGATATCGTGATCCTGGCGGTGGGGGTCCGGCCCGAGACCCGGCTGGCGGAAGCGGCCGGGCTGGCCCTGGGGAGCACCGGCGCCATCCGGGTCAATGAGCGGCTGCAGACCTCGGACCCCCATATTTACGCGGTGGGCGACGCGGTCGAGGTCCGCGAGTGGATCTCCAGCCGTCCGGCCTGGCTGCCGCTGGCCGGGCCGGCCAACCGCCAGGGCCGGCTGCTGGCGGATATTCTGGCCGGCCGGGAGGCCCGCTACCCGGGGGCCCAGGGCACCGCCATCGTCAAGGTCTTCGACCTCAGCGCCGCCTCCACCGGGCTGAACGAAAAGACGCTGCGCCAATGGGGCATCCCCTACCGAAGCTCGATCACCCATTCCAATTCGCACGCCGGCTACTACCCCGGCGCGACGCCGCTCTCCATCAAGCTGCTCTTCGCGCCGGAGGACGGCCGGCTGTTGGGCGCCCAGGCCGTCGGCGCGGCGGGCGTGGACAAACGCATCGATATTCTGGCCACCGCCATCCGTTTTGAAAAGACGGTTTACGACTTGACCGACTTGGAGCTGGCCTACGCGCCGCCCTTCTCCTCGGCCAAGGATCCGGTCAATATCGCCGGCTACACCGCGTCGAACATTCTGGACGGGGCTGTGGCCGTCGCCACCTGGGAGCAAGTGGCCGGAGAGCCGGCGGGCTCCGGGGAGCCGCTGCTGCTCGACGTCAGGGAGCCCGTCGAATTTCAGCTGGGAGCGATTCCCGGCGCGGTCAACCTCCCCCTCGACCAGCTCCGGGAGCGCCTGGCGGAGCTGCCGCAGGACCGGCCCATCGTCGCCTACTGCCAGGTGGGGCTCCGGGCGTATCTAGCGGCCCGCATCCTGATGCAGCACGGTTTCACCGGGGTCCAAAACCTGAGCGGCGGCTACAAGACCCTCCGGGCGGCGCTCCAGGAACGGGAGCTGCTGGCCGGGACGGCCCGCCGCGAGACGGCCGGAACCGCCGCCGGGCCGGGAAGCGCCCCCGCCACTGGGCCGGCGCCGTCCGGGCCGGACGAACCGCCGGTTCCGGTCAATGCCTGCGGCCTGCAGTGCCCGGGGCCCATCCTCAAGCTCTACCAGGCCATGGGAACTTTAAGTGAGGGCCGGACCCTGGAGATCGCCGCCTCCGATCCCGGCTTCGCCAACGACGTGGCGGCCTGGTGCGCCCGGACCGGCAATACCCTGTTGCAGCTGGACCGGGAGCCGGGCCGGATCACCGCCCGGATCCGCAAAGGCGGCGCTCCGGGAGCCGACACCCCCGCCGCCCACTCGTCCCCGGCCCCGGCCGGAGCCGGCCTGCCACAGGACAAAACCATCGTCGTCTTCAGCGGCGACCTGGATAAGGCTATCGCTTCCTTCATCATCGCCACCGGCGCCGCGGCCATGGGCAGGAAAGTCACCATGTTCTTCACCTTCTGGGGCCTGAACATCCTGCGCCGCCCGCAGCGGGTGAAGGTCAGGAAAACGCCGCTGGGCCGGATGTTCGGCCTGATGATGCCGCGCGGCTCGACGCGGCTGGGCCTCTCCCGGATGAACATGGCCGGCATCGGCCCCAAAATGATCCGCATGGTGATGGGCGGCAAGAATATCGCCTCGCTGGAGGAGCTGATCGCCGAGGCCCGCGCGCTGGGAATCCGCCTGGTGGCCTGCCAGATGTCCATGGATGTCATGGGCATCCAGCCCGCGGAGCTGCTGGACGGGGTGGAGATCGGCGGCGTCGCCTCCTACCTGGCGGCGGCCGAGGAAGGCAACGTGAATCTGTTCATCTGA
- a CDS encoding GerAB/ArcD/ProY family transporter, translating into MTRLSIHQLFSLMFIFEVGSTTLFALGIEAKQDAWIVILASLLVGLAFIWIYTELQSKFPDKNLAEILIAILGKPCGTLLAINYSIYWLYPACRNLREFGELIVITSLQDTPLTIVLLIFMLASIYVLALGIQVLARTGEITMPVIASFFMGMFLMIILSGRVDWQSLQPVLSHGIKPVLSAVYPTVSIFPFGEIFIFSMYWCYADRQHRVRKATMAAAAASGILLAATLIIDVTVLGVPYTASATIPLFEVIKLINIGDILTNLDALGIIIIFLGGFYKMSLLFYGIVSIYNTLFKTKNSKILLISTGFLVLWVAVVFEPSYIFHRTQLFPFDTDYFYPAFLHVIPVLLLLIHWIKKKSAPFQIK; encoded by the coding sequence ATGACACGCCTTAGCATCCATCAACTTTTCAGCTTAATGTTCATATTCGAGGTCGGCAGCACGACCCTTTTCGCCCTGGGAATTGAGGCAAAGCAAGACGCATGGATAGTGATACTGGCATCTTTGCTGGTAGGACTGGCTTTTATCTGGATATACACCGAGTTGCAAAGCAAATTCCCGGATAAGAATTTGGCGGAGATCCTGATTGCCATTTTGGGAAAACCTTGCGGCACCCTTCTCGCCATCAACTACTCCATCTACTGGCTTTATCCGGCATGCCGCAATCTTCGTGAATTTGGCGAACTGATCGTCATCACCAGTCTCCAGGACACCCCTTTAACCATTGTGCTCCTTATTTTCATGCTGGCAAGCATCTATGTTCTGGCGCTGGGCATTCAGGTGCTGGCCCGCACCGGTGAAATAACCATGCCGGTCATCGCCAGCTTTTTTATGGGCATGTTCCTGATGATCATTCTGTCGGGCAGAGTCGATTGGCAAAGTTTACAGCCGGTATTGAGCCATGGGATCAAGCCGGTTTTATCGGCAGTCTATCCGACCGTTTCCATATTCCCTTTTGGTGAGATATTTATTTTTTCGATGTACTGGTGCTATGCCGATCGCCAACACCGGGTCAGAAAGGCGACGATGGCGGCGGCCGCGGCCTCCGGCATCCTGCTCGCGGCTACACTGATCATCGATGTCACGGTATTGGGCGTGCCATATACTGCGAGCGCCACGATTCCATTATTTGAAGTGATAAAACTGATCAACATCGGAGATATTTTAACGAATCTGGACGCCCTGGGCATCATCATCATCTTTTTGGGCGGTTTTTATAAAATGTCCTTATTATTTTACGGAATTGTTTCGATCTACAATACCTTGTTCAAAACGAAAAACAGCAAAATCCTGTTGATTTCCACCGGTTTTTTGGTGTTATGGGTAGCCGTGGTTTTTGAACCAAGCTATATTTTTCACCGCACCCAATTGTTTCCTTTTGACACTGATTACTTTTATCCCGCATTCCTGCATGTCATTCCCGTCTTGCTGCTTCTGATCCACTGGATCAAAAAGAAGAGCGCTCCCTTCCAAATCAAATAA
- a CDS encoding efflux RND transporter periplasmic adaptor subunit, with translation MRKRLIGIIGILLVLGGIGYVLAANRARMAARSESFELTAYPVAVVPVVRRDLAVPLTQIGEIAARKDVAVISETQGKVTAVYVDIGSKVAAGSLLAKVDDELPRANFLTAQTSYEKARKDLERLESLYRQEIIALSELEAGRLGLRSAEAQYTSARRQYRNAGITSPIAGQISAKAIEVGTMVAAGMAVANVVDISQLKVKLNLAEADVFQVKPGDPVTIRTDVYPERVYSGQVATVSAKGDEAHTYPVEIRFQNDPQYPLKAGMFGRVTFRTQAARDSLVIPREALAGSVKDPQVYVVAGRVARLRRIVIGKEAGSYLAVLQGLREGERVVVNGQNNLTDNVRVTLVQSR, from the coding sequence ATGCGCAAAAGACTCATCGGAATCATCGGCATTCTTTTGGTGCTGGGGGGGATCGGCTATGTCCTGGCGGCCAACCGGGCCCGGATGGCGGCGCGGAGCGAGAGCTTCGAATTGACCGCCTATCCGGTCGCCGTCGTCCCGGTGGTCCGGCGGGACCTGGCCGTTCCGTTGACCCAGATCGGAGAGATCGCCGCCCGGAAGGACGTGGCGGTCATCTCCGAGACCCAGGGCAAAGTGACCGCGGTCTATGTCGATATCGGTTCCAAAGTGGCCGCCGGCTCCCTATTGGCCAAGGTGGACGACGAGTTGCCCCGGGCCAATTTCCTGACGGCCCAGACCAGCTACGAGAAGGCCCGGAAGGATTTGGAGCGGCTGGAATCGCTGTACCGCCAGGAGATCATCGCCCTGTCGGAGCTGGAAGCGGGCCGGCTGGGGCTGAGGTCGGCCGAGGCCCAGTATACCTCGGCCCGGCGCCAGTACCGTAATGCGGGGATCACCTCGCCCATCGCCGGCCAGATCAGCGCCAAGGCCATCGAAGTGGGCACGATGGTCGCGGCCGGGATGGCGGTGGCCAATGTGGTCGATATCAGCCAGTTGAAGGTGAAGCTGAATCTGGCCGAGGCCGACGTCTTTCAGGTGAAACCCGGCGATCCGGTGACCATCCGCACCGACGTCTATCCGGAGCGGGTGTATTCGGGCCAGGTGGCGACGGTCAGCGCCAAAGGGGACGAGGCCCATACCTATCCGGTGGAGATCCGCTTCCAGAATGATCCGCAGTATCCCCTGAAGGCCGGGATGTTCGGCCGGGTCACCTTCCGGACCCAGGCGGCCCGGGACTCGCTGGTGATCCCCAGGGAAGCCCTGGCGGGCAGCGTCAAAGATCCCCAGGTGTATGTGGTGGCGGGCCGCGTGGCCCGGCTGCGCCGGATCGTGATCGGCAAGGAAGCCGGCTCCTACCTGGCGGTGCTCCAGGGCCTGCGCGAAGGGGAACGGGTCGTGGTCAACGGCCAGAACAATCTGACCGACAACGTCCGCGTGACGCTGGTCCAGTCGCGTTAG
- a CDS encoding Ger(x)C family spore germination protein: protein MKRKLKRKLFPIACFFCCLMLAGCWNRRELNELGIVLAIGIDKDRRTGEVILTSQVVRPGALKQESAAEKSPVEITMTRGKTVFEAMRNITKQFDRKAYFSHDKVIVIDERLAREGILKVIDVFVRSQEIRRQVWFMVAKDTTAGEILGVEHGIETVQATYLESMIKSKSRNSEVSAPSLLEIVKAVSGGGTNPVAGVMEMIEQPNLPAEKEKEPSSQGVKLSGTAVFKKDKLVGYLNDRETRGLHWVTGKVQSGVIQVPAPGEPGRLITVEIKKASSRIKPEIKNGRISFHIAVKEEGNIVEQQSIIDSSKLKTFEKIAAAQKKVIADEIGAAVAKVQKQLGSDIFGFGSLLNQKYPQEWEKIKKNWDALFPEVQWTVTIDAELRRSGLLLKPVKRGE from the coding sequence TTGAAGCGAAAATTGAAAAGAAAGCTGTTTCCCATCGCCTGTTTTTTTTGTTGCCTGATGCTGGCGGGCTGCTGGAACCGGAGAGAACTGAACGAGCTGGGGATCGTGCTGGCAATCGGTATAGATAAAGACCGCCGGACCGGGGAGGTGATTCTGACTTCCCAGGTGGTAAGGCCGGGGGCCTTAAAACAAGAAAGCGCCGCCGAGAAATCTCCCGTCGAAATCACGATGACCCGGGGAAAAACCGTATTTGAAGCCATGCGCAACATTACCAAGCAATTCGACAGAAAGGCTTATTTTTCTCATGATAAGGTGATTGTCATCGATGAACGGCTCGCCCGGGAAGGGATTCTCAAGGTTATTGACGTTTTTGTGAGGTCCCAGGAAATACGCCGCCAGGTTTGGTTCATGGTCGCCAAAGATACAACGGCCGGAGAAATACTGGGAGTGGAACACGGAATCGAGACGGTGCAAGCGACTTATTTGGAAAGCATGATCAAGAGTAAAAGCAGAAATTCCGAAGTAAGCGCCCCCAGTTTGCTGGAGATTGTCAAAGCGGTATCGGGCGGTGGAACGAATCCCGTTGCCGGAGTCATGGAGATGATCGAACAGCCGAATCTGCCCGCTGAAAAAGAAAAGGAGCCGAGCTCTCAAGGGGTCAAGCTTTCCGGCACGGCGGTATTTAAAAAAGATAAACTAGTGGGCTATCTCAATGATCGGGAAACCCGGGGCTTGCATTGGGTAACCGGAAAGGTTCAAAGCGGGGTGATCCAGGTCCCCGCCCCCGGCGAACCGGGCCGGTTGATTACCGTGGAGATAAAAAAGGCGAGCAGCAGGATCAAACCTGAAATAAAGAACGGCCGGATTTCATTCCACATCGCCGTGAAAGAAGAAGGAAACATCGTGGAACAGCAAAGCATCATCGACAGTTCGAAGCTGAAAACCTTTGAAAAAATCGCGGCCGCACAAAAAAAAGTCATTGCCGACGAAATCGGGGCGGCTGTCGCCAAGGTGCAGAAACAACTCGGTTCGGATATTTTCGGGTTTGGCAGCCTCTTGAATCAAAAATATCCTCAGGAGTGGGAGAAGATAAAAAAAAATTGGGATGCCCTATTTCCGGAGGTGCAATGGACGGTAACAATCGACGCAGAGCTGAGAAGGTCGGGATTGTTGCTCAAGCCTGTCAAGCGCGGCGAATAA